The DNA segment TATCAGCTGACGGCTGATTGCATACGGCTGGAGGATGGTTTGCTTGATTTTCTGGATAACGGAAGAACAGAATTCCAGAATCTGATTGTTCATGCCCATGAGTTTCATGAACACGGAAGTGAAAAAATTCTGCACTTAAAAACACAGACAGGTGATCGCTGGTTAAAATATCGGTGTTATTTCCTTGCGACGCGTGGAAACACACAAATCGTATATGCTTCCATTAGTGATGTCAGTGATTACATGCAGACTATGGAAGACCTGCGTTTATCCAGAGAGTCCTTCCGTATAGCGATGGAAGCGAGCCAAATCACTATATTTGAATTGGATATAGAAAATAGGGTTGCCTCTTATTCTCAAAATGCGATGAGAGCCTTTGATCTTGATGATTGTATTATGATCAATGCACCGGAAGGCTTTATCGAACAAGGCAGTGTTTGCGAAGGTTATGAGGATATTTTCCGCAGTATCTATAATGACATTTATAATGGCAGTCCGCGCGCATCCTGTGTGATTCGCGCCCATATGGCAGAAGGGGATGTCTTTAACCGGATAACACTGACAGCTATACAAAACGAAAAGGGAAAATCCGTCCGCGCTGTTGGATGCGTGGAAAATATTACAGAAGAAATACTTAGATTACATCCACACGATCCGGATACCTACCTGAAAGCACTTATGAAGAAAAGCACAAAATGATGTGCTTTTTTTTCAGGCAGAGCATAAATATAATTATATGCATTTACAATGAATTTACCATAGCTGTTTTGTTTCTGAAAGCATACGATACATACCGATGCAGCCGTCATACCGTTTGTATCTGCAAGTAGCAATAAAAAAAGCATATATGCATAATAGGAATACATACATGCTTTATTATATCAATGAAAATACAAAGTGAATAGCCAGATAAAAACACCCAGAACTGCGCAGAAAAGCAGAATTACCGGTACGAATACCGTGAATGCCGCCATAACAAGAGCGAGGAAATCACCTTTTTCCAGATTTGCTTCCTTCCCCTCCCGTACTTCTTTCTTTCTCAACAGCTCTCTGAATTTTGGTCTGTTAAACACTAGAATTCACCACCGAAGTGGCAGAGAACGACATGACCCGGTCTGATTTCTTTTGCGGCCGGCTCCTGCGTTTTACAGATATCCTTTGCATATGGACAACGAGGGTGGAATTTACATCCGCTAGGTACGTTGACATTGCTTGGAATCTCTCCATGAATGGCTTCCATACTGGAACGCTGTGTCGGATCCGGTTTCGGAATGGCAGCCATCAGCGCCTTGGTATACGGGTGCTGCGGATTTTCATAGATTTCATCTTTATCCGCAAGCTCAACCAGAGAACCAAGATACATAACACCAACACGGTTACTGATGTGTTTTACAACACTCAGGTCGTGAGAAATAAAGATGTAGGAAATTTTACGTTCCTCCTGCATATCCATCATCAGGTTGATAATCTGCGACTGAATGGATACATCCAGTGCTGAAACAGGCTCATCACAAATGATAAAGCTTGGATCAAGAACCAAAGAACGGGCAATACCAATACGCTGGCGCTGTCCACCGGAGAACTGATGCGGATAGCGGTAACAGTAATAAGGAGGAAGTCCACACTTTTCCATCAGATTAAGAACATATTGTTTAAGATCTTCACCCTTTTTAAAATATCCATGTGCAACCAGAGGTTCACTCAGAATATTATAAACATTCATACGAGGATTTAGGGAGCTATATGGATCTTGGAAAATAATCTGCATATCCTCACGCAGCTTCCGCATTTCCTTACGGCTTTTTTTAAGGATATCTTCACCATTGAAGTGAACTTCGCCGCTTGTTGGCTCATGCAGACGTAAGATAGCACGTCCTAATGTGGATTTACCACAACCTGATTCACCAACGAGACCGAGCGTTTCACCTTCATAGAGCTTAAAAGAAACACCATCAACCGCTTTAACATATTTTTTATTTTTATCGAGCTTTCCTTTTCCAAGAGGGAAATATTTTTTCAGATCTTTGACTTCAAGAATTACTTTTTTATCTTCCATAACTATTCCTCCCCTTTCGTTTCATCAAACAGGAAACAGCTGACATGATGTTTGGATCCAACCTTTACATCGTGTGGCTGAGATTCCTTACATTTTGGCATTGCATTCGGACAGCGGTCAGCAAAATAACAACCTTTTGGTAAATTGATAGGATTTGGTACATTTCCTTCAATCGTACTCAGACGTTTGCTTCCACTATTTAAAGACGGCATACTGCTCATCAGACCAACAGTATACGGATGCTTTGGATTTTTGAAGATTTCAAATACTGGTGCGCTTTCTACCACTTTTCCTGCATACATGACATTTACATGATCTGCCATCTGTGCAACGACTCCAAGGTCATGGGTAATCAGCATGATGGATGTTCCTGTTTTTTCTTTCAGATCATTCATCAGCTTCAGAATCTGCGCCTGAATCGTTACATCCAGAGCAGTGGTCGGTTCATCCGCAATCAACAGCTTTGGATTACATGCAAGTGCCATGGCAATCATGACACGCTGACGCATACCACCGGATAACTGGTGAGGATAATTATCAACGACCTTTTCCGGGCGGGAAATTCCAACCATATCCAGCAGCTTGACAGCACGCTCGTGTGCTTCTTCTTTTTTTACATCCTCATGCAGCAGGATATTCTCCATAATCTGATTTCCTACAGTAAATACCGGATTCAGTGAAGTCATCGGTTCCTGGAAAATCATAGAGATATCATTTCCACGAATCTTACGTATTTCATCATCCTTTAAGGTTGCCAGATTTTTATCACCATACATGATTTTGCTGTCTTCACCAATTTTACC comes from the Erysipelotrichaceae bacterium 66202529 genome and includes:
- a CDS encoding ATP-binding cassette domain-containing protein, with the protein product MEQVKNKKILDVENLKVYFYTKKGVSKAVDGNNFKMYENETLAIVGESGCGKSVTAMSILGLVDEPGKIGEDSKIMYGDKNLATLKDDEIRKIRGNDISMIFQEPMTSLNPVFTVGNQIMENILLHEDVKKEEAHERAVKLLDMVGISRPEKVVDNYPHQLSGGMRQRVMIAMALACNPKLLIADEPTTALDVTIQAQILKLMNDLKEKTGTSIMLITHDLGVVAQMADHVNVMYAGKVVESAPVFEIFKNPKHPYTVGLMSSMPSLNSGSKRLSTIEGNVPNPINLPKGCYFADRCPNAMPKCKESQPHDVKVGSKHHVSCFLFDETKGEE
- a CDS encoding dipeptide ABC transporter ATP-binding protein, producing MEDKKVILEVKDLKKYFPLGKGKLDKNKKYVKAVDGVSFKLYEGETLGLVGESGCGKSTLGRAILRLHEPTSGEVHFNGEDILKKSRKEMRKLREDMQIIFQDPYSSLNPRMNVYNILSEPLVAHGYFKKGEDLKQYVLNLMEKCGLPPYYCYRYPHQFSGGQRQRIGIARSLVLDPSFIICDEPVSALDVSIQSQIINLMMDMQEERKISYIFISHDLSVVKHISNRVGVMYLGSLVELADKDEIYENPQHPYTKALMAAIPKPDPTQRSSMEAIHGEIPSNVNVPSGCKFHPRCPYAKDICKTQEPAAKEIRPGHVVLCHFGGEF